In one window of Desulfovibrio desulfuricans DSM 642 DNA:
- a CDS encoding AI-2E family transporter yields MTLTLPRLLYLLAALALYMLLWHNPVTIFMAACMSCLSLPLYRTLQMKGRMWRKRLEKTRSGPRWRKFRLSLSSSLPLYAYITTLLSSILVPVAMFALLVTPQAAAGFARLRELQANNFQLPPEWVANIQQWRLSLAEYPRAEKMVSDFLQKLDAFFGDAMSLLLSRSMDFLGGTMTVLWTSFLFFTLTVIFTTYARHIRKISGRIFHIPQAMLCRFTAAIHRALRGILLGVVLVAAAQGILCGIAFAFAGVRQPAFWGLLATLVAPIPAIGTAIVWAPLCLSLWFTGNSMAAVGLALWGVVVVAGVDNILRPLFLQQGIKAPFFVLIIAILCGLASFGPVGLIVGPVLLAFAIQAVEEGNRTYRHDG; encoded by the coding sequence ATGACTCTAACGCTGCCGCGTCTGCTTTACCTCTTGGCCGCGCTCGCGCTGTATATGCTGCTCTGGCACAACCCGGTGACCATATTCATGGCTGCCTGTATGTCATGCCTTTCGCTGCCGCTCTACCGGACGCTACAAATGAAGGGCCGGATGTGGCGCAAACGCCTTGAAAAAACCCGGAGCGGCCCCCGCTGGCGTAAATTCCGGCTTAGTCTTTCAAGCAGCCTGCCCCTTTATGCGTACATAACCACCCTCCTCTCTTCCATACTAGTTCCCGTTGCCATGTTCGCCCTGCTGGTGACGCCGCAAGCGGCGGCTGGTTTTGCGCGCCTGCGCGAATTGCAAGCCAACAACTTTCAGTTGCCGCCCGAGTGGGTGGCCAATATTCAGCAATGGCGGCTAAGCCTTGCAGAATACCCACGCGCAGAAAAAATGGTCAGCGATTTTCTGCAAAAACTGGATGCTTTTTTCGGCGATGCCATGAGCCTGCTTTTGAGCCGAAGCATGGATTTTCTCGGCGGCACCATGACTGTGCTGTGGACAAGCTTTCTGTTCTTTACGCTCACGGTGATCTTTACCACCTATGCCCGCCATATCCGCAAAATTTCCGGCAGGATATTCCACATACCGCAAGCAATGCTCTGCCGCTTTACGGCTGCCATCCACCGGGCATTGCGGGGCATTCTGCTGGGTGTTGTGCTGGTGGCTGCGGCGCAGGGCATTTTGTGCGGCATCGCCTTTGCCTTTGCAGGGGTACGCCAGCCAGCATTCTGGGGCCTGCTTGCAACGCTCGTGGCCCCCATTCCCGCCATTGGCACGGCCATAGTGTGGGCGCCGCTTTGCCTTTCGCTCTGGTTCACGGGCAACAGCATGGCCGCTGTGGGTCTGGCCCTTTGGGGGGTTGTGGTGGTGGCTGGCGTAGATAACATCCTGCGTCCGCTCTTTTTGCAGCAGGGCATCAAGGCCCCATTCTTTGTATTGATCATCGCCATACTTTGCGGTTTGGCGAGCTTTGGGCCGGTAGGCCTTATTGTGGGCCCTGTACTGCTGGCTTTTGCCATTCAGGCAGTGGAAGAAGGCAACCGCACCTATAGGCACGATGGATAA
- the greA gene encoding transcription elongation factor GreA, producing the protein MTSIPISVQGYKKLEDELARLKSERPAIIQAIKEAREEGDLRENAGYDAARERQGMAEARIKYIESRMALYQVVDLDSLKGDKVIFGSTVEVEDVDSGEARSFTILGPDEADPAKGSISFLSPVGQALLGREVGDEVTVDIPRGRVTYEVINISFKGSNVLN; encoded by the coding sequence ATGACAAGCATCCCCATTTCCGTGCAAGGCTACAAAAAGCTGGAAGACGAACTGGCCCGCCTGAAGAGCGAACGGCCCGCCATCATCCAGGCCATCAAAGAAGCCCGTGAAGAAGGCGACCTGCGAGAAAACGCCGGGTACGACGCCGCGCGTGAACGTCAGGGCATGGCTGAAGCCCGCATCAAATACATTGAATCGCGCATGGCGCTCTATCAGGTCGTTGATCTTGATTCTCTGAAGGGCGACAAGGTCATCTTTGGTTCTACGGTTGAGGTTGAGGATGTCGATAGCGGCGAAGCACGCTCCTTCACCATTCTCGGCCCTGACGAGGCCGACCCCGCCAAGGGTTCCATCTCGTTTCTTTCCCCTGTGGGCCAGGCCCTGCTGGGCCGCGAAGTAGGAGATGAAGTGACCGTGGATATTCCGCGTGGCCGCGTTACCTACGAAGTGATCAACATCAGCTTTAAAGGCAGCAACGTGCTGAACTAG
- a CDS encoding lysylphosphatidylglycerol synthase domain-containing protein yields MKKYLRYLGSVLVAAVFFLAVYLLYHKLKSYSIAQIRESISQISHGRILCSLLLMVVNYIILVGYDWLALKAIHKTLPLPRVGLVSFVGQAVSYNFGALLGGTSVRYRFYSAWGFSLAEIVRLVLMLAVTFWVGALGLCGLIFIISPPAIPDDLLAKMPMTDVRILGVVLLLIACSYLILCCTVRKPVHLFGKEFVFPPPHIAFAQALVAGVDIIAAAGCMYVLLPGNMGISFLDFLPSYLMAQVAVVLTHIPGGVGVFELVILHLTHTTQAQAVFAAVLLFRIIYFIIPLLAAALLLAVYEVRQRSDMLRETGRWLSVLSHSISAYMVFAAGVILLVCAMLPPGKHMLHALRSMIPYEALAVGHFLTAISGAMLLFVSYGLERRQSRGFHLAVLCLCLGIAGALLNGFSWITASMVSIVLLTVCMARRRFYRSSFFWEEPIPGYWLFGALGVLALMAFIAWALYHPSWNKAAAWGFDHPHMAAQTLLDFLGIAVGLAAGWLWRVALRLRARRQKAAHQ; encoded by the coding sequence ATGAAAAAATATTTGCGTTATCTTGGGTCGGTGCTTGTCGCGGCGGTGTTTTTTCTGGCTGTGTACCTTTTGTACCATAAGCTTAAAAGTTACAGCATAGCCCAGATTCGCGAAAGCATAAGCCAGATATCGCACGGGCGGATTCTCTGTTCGTTGCTGCTGATGGTGGTCAATTACATCATTCTTGTGGGCTACGACTGGCTGGCGCTCAAGGCCATCCACAAAACCCTGCCATTGCCCCGCGTGGGGCTTGTTTCTTTTGTAGGGCAGGCTGTGAGCTACAACTTTGGCGCGCTGCTGGGCGGCACCAGTGTGCGTTACCGCTTTTATTCAGCCTGGGGTTTTTCGCTGGCAGAGATTGTGCGCCTGGTGCTGATGCTGGCGGTCACATTCTGGGTGGGCGCTTTGGGGCTGTGCGGGTTGATTTTTATCATAAGCCCGCCTGCCATTCCTGATGATCTGCTGGCAAAAATGCCCATGACAGACGTGCGTATTCTGGGCGTGGTGCTGCTGCTTATTGCCTGCTCCTACCTGATCCTGTGCTGTACCGTGCGCAAACCCGTGCATCTGTTTGGCAAGGAATTTGTCTTTCCGCCGCCGCACATTGCCTTTGCCCAGGCTCTTGTGGCAGGGGTGGACATTATCGCCGCAGCTGGTTGCATGTATGTGTTGCTGCCCGGCAACATGGGCATATCGTTTCTTGATTTTCTGCCGAGCTACCTCATGGCCCAGGTGGCGGTGGTGCTTACGCACATCCCCGGCGGGGTTGGCGTTTTTGAGCTTGTCATCCTGCACCTTACCCACACCACGCAGGCGCAGGCCGTATTTGCGGCGGTGCTGCTGTTCCGCATCATTTACTTTATCATTCCGCTGCTGGCAGCCGCATTGCTGCTGGCCGTTTACGAAGTGCGCCAGCGCAGCGACATGCTGCGCGAAACTGGCCGCTGGCTTTCTGTGCTCTCGCACTCCATTTCTGCCTATATGGTTTTTGCAGCGGGCGTGATTCTGCTTGTCTGCGCCATGCTGCCGCCAGGCAAGCACATGCTGCACGCCCTGCGCAGCATGATCCCCTACGAGGCACTGGCTGTGGGGCATTTTCTCACTGCTATTTCGGGCGCCATGCTGCTTTTTGTTTCATACGGGCTTGAGCGGCGGCAGTCGCGCGGGTTCCATCTGGCGGTGCTATGCCTTTGCCTGGGGATTGCGGGAGCTCTGCTCAACGGTTTTTCGTGGATCACCGCATCCATGGTCAGTATTGTGCTGTTGACTGTGTGCATGGCCCGGCGGCGTTTTTACCGTTCATCCTTTTTCTGGGAAGAGCCAATCCCCGGCTACTGGCTGTTCGGTGCGCTGGGGGTGCTGGCCTTGATGGCCTTTATTGCATGGGCGCTTTATCATCCCTCATGGAATAAAGCCGCTGCCTGGGGTTTTGACCACCCGCACATGGCTGCGCAAACACTGCTTGATTTTCTTGGCATTGCCGTGGGGTTGGCAGCGGGCTGGTTGTGGCGCGTTGCCTTGCGATTGCGTGCCCGGCGGCAAAAGGCCGCGCATCAATGA
- a CDS encoding NAD(P)H-hydrate dehydratase: MWCIAGTLPDPDFAFCPAGLEGESTVAGGLLHLSDGQAVPVQRGTAALAATAILACKELGIAPPRLLLAGDPGSGAGSRAIYAWLEQNLAGLSPAGLTFHYLFPDQDWHNRVLMAAQALDAPPVMVADAGFMYVAKMSGYADAYDLFTPDLGELAFLADENAPHPFYTRGFLLAREDDVPPLLQRALEHGNCPKNLIIKGSKDYIVVDGRVIATVGAPSVPAMECIGGTGDLVTGLATAFLCGGAAMDEACMAAARMARLLAQLCAPNPGTQIGELIEMLPEAMRGARSMWPTALSAASV; this comes from the coding sequence ATGTGGTGCATAGCAGGAACCCTGCCCGATCCGGATTTTGCCTTCTGCCCTGCTGGCCTTGAGGGCGAAAGCACGGTTGCGGGCGGTTTGCTCCACCTGTCGGATGGTCAGGCAGTACCTGTGCAGCGAGGCACTGCGGCCCTTGCCGCCACAGCCATTCTTGCCTGCAAGGAACTGGGCATTGCGCCGCCTCGCCTTCTGCTGGCGGGCGATCCTGGTTCCGGCGCGGGCAGCCGCGCCATTTACGCATGGCTGGAGCAAAATCTGGCGGGCCTCTCCCCTGCGGGGCTGACCTTTCACTATCTTTTCCCTGATCAGGATTGGCACAACCGGGTGCTCATGGCCGCGCAGGCCCTTGATGCGCCGCCAGTGATGGTGGCAGACGCGGGCTTTATGTATGTGGCAAAAATGAGCGGCTATGCCGATGCCTATGACCTTTTTACGCCTGATCTGGGCGAGCTGGCCTTTCTGGCAGATGAAAATGCCCCCCACCCCTTTTATACGCGGGGTTTTCTGCTGGCGCGCGAGGATGACGTGCCGCCGCTTTTGCAACGCGCTCTTGAGCACGGCAACTGCCCGAAAAATCTGATTATCAAGGGATCAAAAGATTATATTGTCGTGGATGGCCGCGTAATCGCCACGGTGGGCGCGCCCTCGGTTCCCGCCATGGAATGCATTGGCGGCACGGGCGATCTGGTGACAGGGCTGGCAACGGCTTTTTTGTGCGGCGGCGCGGCAATGGACGAGGCCTGCATGGCGGCGGCCCGCATGGCGCGCCTGCTGGCGCAACTCTGCGCGCCCAATCCCGGCACCCAGATTGGTGAACTGATTGAAATGCTGCCAGAAGCCATGCGCGGTGCGCGCTCAATGTGGCCGACCGCTCTTTCTGCTGCATCCGTCTAG
- a CDS encoding DUF3343 domain-containing protein: MTQNSSQTSLLHGFAQKLRGLFSPNGKGSAVDSGSGGKRGCNDRGLLVFDHTGEVIRAERLLRKAGLDVEVKGPPPELRTGCDMVVVFELVSQARVLDVLEREGLAPSQVVSAHDVLLEPVSLFQIKHLDDRWLMVRAANMKITLDTADGRIVNISGGGCPDVPWVAHRLCGLRLDEAPEPLTLGQTLCCYSLQKAFEELRRQVACGA; encoded by the coding sequence ATGACGCAGAACAGTTCTCAGACCAGCCTGCTGCATGGCTTTGCGCAAAAGCTGCGCGGCCTGTTTTCTCCCAACGGTAAAGGATCTGCTGTGGATTCTGGCAGCGGCGGCAAACGTGGCTGCAACGATAGGGGGTTGCTGGTTTTTGACCACACTGGCGAGGTCATCCGCGCCGAACGCCTGCTGCGCAAGGCCGGGCTGGATGTGGAAGTAAAGGGGCCGCCGCCGGAACTGCGCACAGGCTGCGACATGGTGGTGGTTTTTGAACTGGTGAGTCAGGCGCGCGTTCTGGATGTTCTGGAACGGGAAGGGCTTGCGCCCAGTCAGGTGGTCAGCGCCCATGATGTGCTGCTGGAACCTGTGTCCCTGTTTCAGATAAAACATCTGGATGACCGCTGGCTTATGGTGCGAGCCGCCAACATGAAAATTACCCTTGATACTGCTGACGGGCGCATTGTGAATATTTCTGGCGGCGGCTGCCCCGATGTGCCGTGGGTGGCGCATCGGCTGTGTGGCCTGCGCCTTGATGAAGCCCCGGAACCCCTGACCCTGGGGCAGACCCTCTGCTGCTACAGCCTGCAAAAGGCCTTTGAAGAACTGCGGAGGCAAGTCGCATGTGGTGCATAG
- a CDS encoding sulfurtransferase TusA family protein, with amino-acid sequence MSTTIDTRGLSCPQPVLMFLTAAKADEQGPFSVLVDNDASLENVSRAARNRGFAVSTTEESEGITRIDIRKD; translated from the coding sequence ATGTCCACTACCATCGACACTCGCGGGCTTTCCTGCCCGCAACCCGTACTCATGTTTCTTACCGCTGCCAAGGCCGATGAACAGGGGCCTTTCAGCGTATTGGTGGATAACGACGCCAGCCTTGAAAATGTCAGCCGCGCTGCCCGCAACCGGGGCTTTGCCGTCAGCACGACTGAAGAAAGCGAAGGCATAACGCGCATAGACATCCGCAAGGATTAA
- the yedE gene encoding YedE family putative selenium transporter, which yields MKPGFNFFSTTTGIIATGLVFGVLAVLLQQMGNPGNMGICVVCFNRDIAGALGFHRAAVVQYLRPEIMGMVLGAFGAALAFGEYKPRGGSAPITRFLLGGIAGIGALVFLGCPWRVILRLAGGDAFALFGLAGLICGVGIGTIFFRMGFSLGRSQGQSKISGLVLPGIMLSFVALYLLNPQVTEQPQSGVLFYSVKGPGAQHAPFILSIGVGLIVGFLAQRSRFCTMGALRDVMLFRQWHLALGFLAMLGAALVLNLYFGAFKPGFENQPIAQPDNLWNFLGMATAGLAFALAGGCPGRQLFMAGEGDNDAAVFAVGLIIGTAVAHNFGLASSPAGIGPHGMAGTLAGLAICLCIGFFNCRRGA from the coding sequence ATGAAACCAGGCTTCAATTTTTTCTCCACCACAACAGGCATCATTGCCACCGGGCTTGTGTTCGGCGTGCTTGCCGTGTTGCTCCAGCAAATGGGCAATCCCGGCAACATGGGCATTTGCGTGGTCTGCTTTAACCGCGATATCGCGGGCGCTCTGGGCTTTCACCGCGCTGCCGTCGTGCAGTACCTGCGGCCCGAAATCATGGGCATGGTGCTGGGCGCATTTGGCGCTGCGCTGGCCTTTGGCGAATACAAGCCGCGCGGCGGCTCGGCCCCCATCACCCGCTTTTTGCTTGGAGGCATAGCGGGTATTGGCGCGCTGGTCTTTCTGGGTTGCCCCTGGCGTGTTATTCTGCGCCTTGCGGGCGGCGATGCCTTTGCTCTCTTTGGCCTTGCTGGCCTGATCTGCGGCGTGGGTATTGGCACCATATTTTTCCGCATGGGTTTTTCACTGGGCCGCAGCCAGGGCCAAAGCAAAATCTCCGGTCTGGTGCTGCCCGGCATCATGCTCTCCTTCGTAGCCCTGTATCTGCTCAATCCGCAGGTGACAGAACAGCCGCAGAGCGGCGTTCTTTTCTATTCCGTCAAAGGCCCCGGCGCGCAGCATGCACCCTTTATACTTTCCATTGGCGTGGGGCTGATCGTGGGCTTTCTGGCCCAGCGCAGCCGTTTCTGCACCATGGGGGCGCTGCGCGATGTGATGCTGTTCAGGCAATGGCATCTGGCACTGGGTTTTCTGGCCATGCTGGGCGCGGCCCTTGTTCTGAACCTGTACTTTGGCGCGTTCAAACCCGGCTTTGAAAACCAGCCCATCGCCCAGCCAGACAATCTCTGGAACTTCCTCGGCATGGCTACTGCCGGTCTGGCCTTTGCCCTCGCGGGCGGCTGCCCTGGCCGTCAGCTCTTTATGGCTGGCGAAGGCGACAACGATGCCGCCGTTTTTGCCGTTGGCCTGATCATTGGCACCGCTGTTGCCCATAACTTCGGTTTGGCCTCCAGCCCTGCAGGAATCGGCCCTCACGGCATGGCGGGCACCCTTGCCGGTCTTGCCATCTGCCTTTGCATCGGATTTTTCAACTGCAGGAGAGGCGCGTAA
- the pyrR gene encoding bifunctional pyr operon transcriptional regulator/uracil phosphoribosyltransferase PyrR, with protein sequence MSTTRLLEKDEMARVLERLASQILERHAACQDVMLVGIERRGADLARRIAALLQARLDRVMPLGTLDINLYRDDWTSLVGKPSIGQSRITESVDEKVIILIDDVLYTGRTIRAALEALLDYGRPRCVELLTLIDRGHRELPIHADYVGRVINTSRQEHVDVMLAERDGEDSVNLTTAS encoded by the coding sequence ATGTCCACGACCCGGCTACTGGAAAAAGACGAAATGGCGCGCGTACTTGAACGCCTCGCCTCGCAGATACTCGAACGACACGCTGCATGCCAGGATGTAATGCTGGTGGGCATTGAACGGCGCGGAGCAGATCTGGCCCGGCGCATAGCTGCCCTGCTGCAGGCGCGGCTTGACCGCGTCATGCCCCTCGGAACCCTGGATATCAATCTGTACCGCGATGACTGGACAAGCCTTGTGGGCAAGCCCAGCATCGGGCAGTCGCGCATCACCGAAAGCGTGGACGAAAAGGTTATCATTCTGATTGACGATGTGCTCTACACCGGGCGCACCATCCGCGCCGCCCTCGAGGCCCTGCTCGACTACGGCCGTCCGCGCTGCGTGGAACTGCTGACCCTCATTGATCGTGGTCACCGCGAACTGCCCATCCATGCGGACTACGTGGGCCGCGTCATCAATACCAGCAGACAGGAACACGTGGACGTCATGCTGGCCGAGCGCGATGGCGAAGACAGCGTGAACCTGACGACCGCATCGTAA
- a CDS encoding IscA/HesB family protein produces MIELTDSARKELDSFFTGKKKDPIRVYMTAGUGGPRLALALDEPNDQDQTEEQAGYTFCINSALLTEVQGVKIDLTYMGFAVEPVVPFASDGNGGGCSSCSSGCGSNA; encoded by the coding sequence ATGATCGAATTGACCGACAGCGCCCGTAAGGAACTGGATTCGTTCTTTACCGGCAAGAAAAAGGATCCCATCCGGGTCTACATGACCGCAGGTTGAGGCGGCCCGCGCCTTGCCCTGGCTCTGGATGAGCCTAACGACCAGGATCAAACCGAGGAACAGGCCGGCTACACCTTTTGCATCAACAGTGCCCTTCTGACAGAAGTGCAGGGTGTAAAAATTGATTTAACCTACATGGGCTTTGCGGTTGAACCCGTAGTGCCCTTCGCTTCTGACGGCAACGGCGGTGGTTGCAGCAGCTGCTCAAGCGGCTGCGGCAGCAACGCGTAG
- a CDS encoding IscA/HesB family protein has translation MLELTESAQKELAAFFEGKEKSTIRVYLAPGGCSGPHLALALDAATDEDMSEDQGGFTFCINKELLAQVEGVKIDLSYAGFTVEPTVPLPQTGGGCGGCSGGCGH, from the coding sequence ATGCTTGAACTGACCGAAAGCGCCCAGAAGGAACTGGCGGCCTTTTTTGAAGGTAAAGAAAAAAGCACCATTCGCGTTTACCTCGCCCCCGGCGGGTGCAGCGGCCCGCATCTGGCCCTTGCCCTGGACGCCGCGACGGATGAAGATATGAGCGAAGATCAGGGCGGATTCACCTTCTGCATCAACAAGGAGCTTCTTGCTCAGGTTGAAGGCGTGAAGATTGATCTTTCCTACGCGGGCTTCACAGTTGAGCCCACGGTGCCCCTGCCCCAGACGGGCGGTGGTTGCGGCGGCTGCTCAGGCGGCTGCGGCCACTAG
- the mfd gene encoding transcription-repair coupling factor, with protein MDTFGALLSSNDRQIYLERSGMVTRCRLACEALDKGRSVALVARTREEFHAARSLAALFSPEISLADPAVVRPAWQWPCLGLPALSQWQDKPSWAARLAALYSLSLGKPRVLVVSVESLLLRYMPVNFFHTRTLELGKGSDYAPELLLEQAVEWGYERVAMVTRPGEMARRGDILDLYPSGYARPVRLEFFGDTLEEMRFFDAETQRSLQGCDELTLLPVSPLAFDARETEATRKRFDRMFAEGRIGENDCYSFKKSLDAGGAGLLPGCAVEAPSLLEDWLPQDCLWLLPGEADSAEALRDGRLALKERLEAEDAPLPQPAALALRKSSQPAPWNAFQRVYAEPLVMGVEERGLDFAERTLHSFSDLFPLSGAQDRPWQHLAAALKEWQGARRQVVLSFSSGRSRAKFLKLAEQDGILPAQRYAPDQRGLFALVSPFRQGADLAWDNSLVLGEDILYPKAEKTPRVSSRVFKGLDSFDDLKAGDLLVHRDYGIGRFAGLHHMDVNAVANDFLLIEYSGRDKLYVPADRMGLIQRFKGSEGVEPALDRLGGTGWTSGKEKARKAIEKIAADLVEMYAYRKVTKGFRYDPPGELYHEFEATFGFEETPDQAKAIQDVLDDMDKSQPMDRLVCGDVGFGKTEVALRAAFRAASEGRQVVLLCPTTVLAEQHYQTFRARLAGFPVNVGLLSRFVTRPRQKEVLKAAATGQVDILIGTHRVLSSDVKLPNLALLILDEEQRFGVRHKEKLKALKKNVDVLTLTATPIPRTLQLSMSGIRELSIIETAPQDRKPVASAVLRRDDSVLRKVLEREIEREGQVFWVYNRVQGLERVAEYVHTLVPNARVGMAHGQMSETELEDTMHKFWHGELDVLVCTSIVESGLDFPRANTLVVDQAQMFGLGQLYQLRGRVGRSDRQAYAFFVVPDAERLTSIAEERLRIIMDMDYLGAGFQVAMEDLRLRGAGNILGEVQSGHMCRVGLDLYLEMLEEAVGRLKGTPEAQTVETELTLGLPAHIPASYIEDGRERLRCYKTLTSATGGAAREEAALGIRDRFGPFPEELRNFLAVLDFKQFLTELQVQKADVHINHVRLVWPDGQTAVQPERIVALTASMKDARMLPPAGLHLPMPSDVSFPEGLDRVRTALEGIRVKAGA; from the coding sequence ATGGACACTTTCGGCGCATTGCTCTCAAGCAACGACAGGCAGATATATCTGGAACGCAGCGGCATGGTCACGCGCTGCCGCCTTGCCTGCGAGGCTCTGGACAAAGGGCGCAGCGTGGCCCTTGTGGCCCGCACCCGCGAAGAATTCCACGCGGCCCGCTCCCTTGCGGCCCTTTTTTCTCCCGAAATTTCTCTGGCGGATCCGGCAGTTGTGCGCCCTGCGTGGCAGTGGCCCTGCCTGGGGCTGCCTGCCCTGAGCCAATGGCAGGACAAACCCTCATGGGCTGCCCGGCTTGCTGCGCTGTATTCTCTCTCCCTTGGCAAACCGCGTGTGCTGGTAGTCAGTGTTGAAAGCCTGCTGCTACGCTACATGCCGGTCAATTTTTTCCACACGCGCACGCTGGAGCTTGGCAAGGGCAGCGATTACGCCCCCGAGCTGCTGCTGGAGCAGGCGGTGGAGTGGGGGTACGAGCGCGTTGCCATGGTCACGCGGCCCGGCGAAATGGCCCGGCGCGGCGACATCCTTGATCTGTACCCCTCTGGCTATGCCCGGCCCGTAAGGCTGGAATTTTTTGGCGACACGCTGGAGGAAATGCGCTTTTTTGACGCGGAGACCCAACGCTCCTTGCAGGGATGCGACGAACTGACCCTGCTGCCTGTCAGCCCGCTGGCCTTTGATGCGCGCGAGACAGAGGCTACGCGCAAGCGCTTTGACCGCATGTTTGCCGAAGGCCGCATTGGCGAAAACGACTGCTATTCCTTCAAAAAATCGCTGGATGCTGGCGGCGCGGGCCTGCTGCCCGGTTGCGCCGTGGAAGCTCCCAGCCTGCTGGAAGACTGGCTGCCGCAGGACTGCCTGTGGCTGCTGCCCGGCGAGGCCGACAGCGCCGAGGCCCTGCGCGATGGCCGCCTTGCACTCAAGGAGCGGCTGGAGGCCGAGGATGCGCCCCTGCCCCAACCGGCGGCGCTGGCCCTGCGCAAAAGTTCGCAGCCCGCGCCGTGGAACGCTTTTCAGCGCGTGTACGCTGAACCTCTGGTCATGGGCGTGGAAGAGCGCGGTCTGGATTTTGCGGAAAGAACCCTGCATTCCTTCAGCGATCTTTTTCCCCTTTCCGGCGCGCAGGATCGCCCCTGGCAGCATCTGGCCGCCGCTCTCAAGGAGTGGCAGGGCGCGCGCAGGCAGGTGGTGCTGAGCTTTTCATCCGGCCGCAGCCGCGCCAAGTTTCTGAAACTGGCAGAGCAGGACGGCATCCTGCCTGCCCAGCGCTATGCGCCAGACCAGCGCGGTCTTTTCGCTCTTGTTTCGCCCTTCCGTCAGGGCGCGGATCTGGCGTGGGACAACTCCCTGGTTCTGGGCGAGGATATCCTGTACCCCAAGGCGGAAAAGACGCCCCGCGTTTCTTCACGTGTTTTCAAGGGCCTGGATTCCTTTGACGATCTCAAGGCTGGCGATCTGCTGGTGCACCGCGATTACGGCATTGGCCGTTTTGCCGGCCTGCACCACATGGACGTCAACGCCGTTGCCAACGACTTTCTGCTCATCGAATACTCCGGGCGCGACAAACTCTACGTGCCTGCCGACCGCATGGGGCTTATCCAGCGGTTCAAGGGCTCGGAAGGCGTGGAACCAGCGCTGGATCGGTTGGGCGGCACGGGCTGGACTTCGGGCAAGGAAAAAGCCCGCAAGGCCATTGAAAAAATCGCCGCCGACCTTGTGGAAATGTACGCCTACCGCAAGGTGACCAAGGGCTTCCGCTATGATCCCCCTGGCGAGCTGTACCATGAATTTGAGGCAACCTTTGGTTTTGAGGAAACGCCCGATCAGGCCAAGGCCATTCAGGACGTGCTGGACGACATGGACAAATCCCAGCCCATGGACAGGCTCGTGTGCGGCGATGTGGGCTTCGGCAAGACGGAAGTTGCCTTGCGCGCTGCATTCCGTGCCGCTTCCGAGGGGCGGCAGGTGGTGCTGCTTTGCCCCACCACGGTGCTTGCCGAGCAGCATTATCAGACCTTTCGCGCGCGTCTGGCGGGTTTTCCCGTCAATGTGGGGCTGCTCAGCCGCTTTGTGACGCGCCCAAGGCAAAAGGAAGTGCTCAAGGCTGCGGCCACCGGGCAGGTGGACATTCTCATCGGCACCCATCGTGTGCTTTCAAGCGACGTCAAACTTCCCAATCTTGCCCTGCTCATTCTGGACGAAGAACAGCGCTTTGGCGTGCGCCACAAGGAAAAGCTCAAGGCCCTCAAAAAGAACGTGGATGTGCTCACCCTGACGGCCACGCCCATTCCGCGCACCTTGCAGCTTTCCATGTCCGGCATACGCGAGCTTTCCATCATTGAAACAGCGCCACAGGATCGCAAGCCTGTGGCTTCGGCCGTGCTGCGGCGGGATGATTCCGTGCTGCGCAAAGTGCTTGAGCGAGAGATTGAGCGCGAAGGGCAGGTGTTCTGGGTTTACAACCGCGTGCAGGGGCTGGAGCGGGTGGCCGAATACGTGCACACCCTTGTGCCCAATGCCCGGGTGGGCATGGCGCACGGGCAGATGTCTGAAACCGAGCTTGAAGACACCATGCACAAATTCTGGCATGGCGAGCTTGATGTGCTGGTATGCACCTCCATTGTTGAATCCGGGCTGGACTTTCCCCGCGCCAATACACTGGTGGTGGATCAGGCCCAGATGTTCGGCCTTGGGCAGCTCTACCAGCTGCGGGGCCGCGTGGGCCGCAGCGACAGGCAGGCCTACGCCTTTTTTGTGGTGCCGGATGCGGAGCGCCTTACCTCCATTGCGGAGGAACGCCTGCGCATCATTATGGATATGGACTACCTGGGGGCGGGTTTTCAGGTCGCCATGGAAGACCTGCGCCTGCGCGGCGCGGGCAATATTCTTGGCGAGGTGCAGTCGGGGCACATGTGCCGCGTTGGCCTTGATCTGTACCTCGAAATGCTTGAGGAGGCCGTGGGCCGCCTCAAGGGCACGCCAGAGGCGCAGACCGTGGAAACGGAACTTACTTTGGGCTTGCCTGCGCATATTCCCGCATCGTACATTGAGGACGGGCGCGAAAGGCTGCGCTGCTACAAAACGCTCACATCCGCCACTGGCGGCGCTGCGCGTGAAGAAGCGGCCCTCGGCATACGCGACAGGTTTGGCCCCTTCCCCGAAGAACTGCGCAACTTCCTTGCCGTGCTGGATTTCAAGCAGTTCCTCACCGAGTTGCAGGTGCAAAAGGCCGATGTGCACATCAACCATGTGCGGCTTGTCTGGCCGGACGGGCAGACCGCCGTGCAGCCCGAGCGCATTGTAGCCCTTACGGCTTCCATGAAGGACGCGCGCATGCTGCCGCCTGCGGGGCTGCATCTGCCGATGCCCTCTGATGTCTCGTTCCCCGAGGGGCTGGACAGGGTGCGTACCGCCCTTGAGGGTATCCGTGTTAAAGCCGGGGCATAG